A single Nostoc sp. PCC 7107 DNA region contains:
- a CDS encoding ABC transporter permease: MSSLINHTDEISNVEKLHRPTFNFLQPLVLLAPAGIWLLLLLVLPALIIFQLSLVPNIRPGDLVNPSSLENYIRIFDPLYLHVILRSLWLALGATIICLIFGFPVAYWLAQIAPKKWRNLLLLAFVLPLWTSSLLRSYAWITILRRTGLLNTILSNLGLPTLDLLNRIPAVFIGMSYSLLPYMVLILYASLEKLDQRLLEAAADLGANPVQTFWKVTVPQVSPGITAGSILVFITGLGDFIDPELLGGSSSMTAARLVYNQFLGVTQNWGFGSALSMTLIFAVSIAIALLIKFGEPTPSR; encoded by the coding sequence ATGTCTTCTTTAATAAATCATACAGATGAAATTTCCAACGTTGAAAAATTACATCGTCCTACATTTAACTTTCTACAACCCTTAGTATTATTAGCCCCAGCAGGTATTTGGTTGCTTTTATTACTAGTACTACCAGCATTGATAATTTTCCAGCTAAGTTTAGTTCCTAATATTAGACCAGGAGATTTAGTCAATCCCAGTAGCTTAGAAAATTATATTCGGATATTTGACCCGCTTTATTTACATGTTATTTTGCGATCGCTCTGGTTGGCATTAGGAGCAACTATAATTTGTTTAATCTTCGGTTTTCCGGTTGCTTATTGGTTAGCACAAATCGCACCAAAAAAATGGCGTAATTTACTATTATTAGCTTTTGTTTTACCTTTGTGGACTTCCTCTTTACTCCGTTCTTACGCTTGGATTACCATTCTGCGTAGAACTGGTTTATTAAATACTATTCTGAGTAATTTAGGCTTACCAACTTTAGACTTACTTAACCGTATCCCTGCTGTATTTATTGGTATGAGTTACAGCTTGTTGCCCTACATGGTTTTAATTTTATATGCTTCTCTAGAAAAATTAGATCAGCGCTTGCTAGAAGCTGCTGCTGATTTAGGTGCAAATCCTGTACAGACTTTTTGGAAAGTAACCGTACCCCAAGTTTCTCCAGGAATAACCGCCGGGTCAATTTTGGTTTTCATTACAGGTTTAGGAGATTTTATTGACCCAGAACTTTTGGGTGGCTCTTCGAGCATGACAGCGGCGCGGTTAGTTTACAACCAATTCCTGGGAGTTACTCAAAATTGGGGTTTTGGTTCAGCATTGAGTATGACATTGATTTTTGCGGTGAGTATAGCGATCGCTCTTTTAATTAAATTTGGTGAACCAACACCAAGCCGATAA
- a CDS encoding GAF domain-containing protein, with amino-acid sequence MTITYHNGQEEYEHILTEAEVIESKSANEITTNIPNHELSTANLVAQEFKIWRQQLQSVTNLMRQSTDIDTLLKVTVNQIREKVNCDRVLIYQFTSIDSGTVLAESRTLGWTPVLGENLPGMLFGLHNNQDYLESVAIDDIDQIQVTPYQKQLLDKYQIKASLSLPIVLEGKVWGLLAVNTCSYIRQWQETEITFLSQVTTELVYKLQSFEFHRELELRTQAKKSVAKVVEKIIQVSDIEKVFQTTTQEIRQLLRCDRVGVYRFNPDWSGEFVAESVGHGWVKLVGPGIKTVWEDTHLQETQGGRYRRHESFVVNDIYQVGHFQCHIEILEQFEVKAYVIVPVFAGEKLWGLLAAYQNSGTRNWRDWEANFLEQIGLQFGLAIAHAEYLEQMQVQSQQLVQIAEQEKALTKIVNRIRQSQDVESVFKTTTQEVRQSLRCDRVAVYRFNPDWGGEFVAESVGSNWVKLVGPNINTVLDDTYLQDTQGGRYVRGENFVVNDIYKIGLSPCHIEILEQFEAKAYVIVPIFFSEKLWGLLAAYQNSSSREWQTWEVNFLNQIALQFSIAKSQVDHLEQVRFKTEKLTQIAEQEKAFTKIVNRIRQSLDVDEIFKITTQEVRQLLRCDRMAIYRFNPDWSGEFIAESVGQNWVKLVGLDIKTVWEDTHLMETQGGRYAKGESFVANDIYQVGHAQCHIEILEQFEAKAYVIVPIFFGEKLWGLLAAYQNSSSRDWEESQISLLARIGDQLGLALQQTEYLQQLQAQSAQLAEAAAREKAAKELLQQRSIQLLMAVRPALDGDLTVRAPITEDELGTIADAYNNTLQALRQIVMHVQTASQQVAQTSANSNASLAGLNNLAQQQSEEITSALGDIQQMVDSTQAVVANAQLVQVAVQKANQTVESGDTAMNQTVKAIEAIRETVAQTSKKIKRLSESSQKISKVVNLISNFATQTNVLALNAAIEATRAGEYGKGFAVVADEVRSLSRQSAAATIEIEKLVQEIQAETGEVAVAMETGIQQVVEGTNLVSETRQNLNAIVLATAEISQLIQQITVATQTQMGQSETVTHSMQDVAEIANKTFAESQEIAAIFQDLLGMAQELLTTASKFKVN; translated from the coding sequence ATGACAATTACATATCATAACGGTCAAGAAGAATATGAACACATACTTACTGAAGCAGAAGTAATAGAAAGTAAATCCGCCAATGAGATAACTACAAATATTCCGAATCATGAATTAAGTACAGCCAATTTAGTTGCTCAAGAGTTTAAAATATGGCGGCAGCAATTGCAATCTGTGACAAATTTGATGCGTCAAAGCACAGATATAGATACATTGCTGAAAGTTACTGTAAATCAAATTAGAGAAAAAGTTAATTGCGATCGCGTCTTAATTTATCAGTTTACTTCTATAGATTCTGGTACTGTCTTAGCAGAATCGAGAACACTAGGTTGGACACCTGTGCTAGGTGAAAATCTTCCAGGAATGCTGTTTGGGTTGCATAACAATCAAGATTATTTAGAATCTGTAGCAATTGACGATATCGACCAAATCCAAGTTACACCTTATCAAAAGCAATTACTGGATAAATATCAAATTAAAGCGAGTTTAAGTTTACCCATTGTACTTGAAGGCAAAGTTTGGGGATTACTTGCAGTTAATACTTGTTCTTATATCAGACAATGGCAAGAAACCGAAATTACTTTTTTGAGTCAAGTTACCACAGAGCTAGTTTACAAATTACAGAGCTTTGAATTCCATAGAGAATTAGAACTGAGAACCCAGGCTAAAAAATCAGTAGCGAAAGTTGTTGAAAAGATTATTCAAGTATCCGATATTGAAAAAGTTTTTCAAACAACTACTCAAGAAATTCGGCAGTTATTACGCTGCGATCGCGTCGGTGTATACCGCTTTAATCCTGATTGGAGTGGCGAATTTGTTGCTGAATCAGTTGGGCATGGTTGGGTAAAATTAGTAGGGCCAGGTATTAAAACTGTTTGGGAAGATACCCATTTACAAGAAACCCAAGGTGGCCGTTATCGCCGTCATGAAAGCTTTGTTGTTAATGATATTTATCAGGTCGGTCATTTTCAATGCCATATCGAAATTCTAGAACAGTTTGAAGTCAAAGCTTATGTGATAGTTCCTGTATTTGCTGGAGAAAAATTGTGGGGTTTGTTAGCAGCTTATCAGAATTCTGGTACTCGTAATTGGCGAGATTGGGAAGCTAACTTTTTAGAACAAATTGGTTTGCAATTTGGGTTAGCTATTGCCCATGCAGAGTATCTCGAACAAATGCAAGTGCAATCTCAACAATTAGTGCAGATTGCTGAACAAGAAAAAGCCTTAACCAAGATAGTCAACCGTATCCGTCAATCCCAAGATGTAGAAAGTGTTTTTAAAACCACTACTCAAGAAGTTAGACAATCATTAAGATGCGATCGCGTTGCTGTTTATCGTTTTAATCCTGACTGGGGCGGTGAGTTTGTCGCTGAATCAGTAGGCAGTAATTGGGTAAAACTTGTAGGCCCAAATATCAACACAGTTTTGGACGATACCTACCTTCAAGATACTCAAGGTGGTCGATATGTTAGAGGTGAAAATTTTGTAGTTAATGATATCTACAAAATTGGTTTATCTCCCTGTCATATCGAAATTTTAGAGCAATTTGAAGCTAAAGCTTATGTAATTGTTCCTATCTTTTTCAGCGAAAAACTATGGGGTTTATTGGCAGCCTATCAAAATTCTAGTTCTCGTGAATGGCAAACCTGGGAAGTCAATTTTTTAAATCAGATTGCCTTGCAATTTAGCATAGCTAAATCACAAGTAGATCATTTAGAACAAGTCAGATTTAAAACCGAAAAACTAACTCAAATTGCAGAACAAGAAAAAGCTTTTACTAAGATAGTTAACCGAATTAGACAATCATTAGATGTCGATGAAATCTTCAAAATTACCACCCAAGAAGTTAGGCAATTATTACGATGCGATCGCATGGCTATCTATCGCTTTAATCCTGATTGGAGTGGTGAATTTATTGCTGAGTCAGTTGGTCAGAATTGGGTCAAACTTGTAGGACTAGATATCAAAACAGTTTGGGAAGATACCCACTTAATGGAAACCCAAGGAGGTCGATATGCCAAAGGCGAAAGCTTTGTTGCTAATGATATCTACCAAGTAGGCCATGCTCAATGCCACATCGAAATTTTAGAGCAATTTGAAGCTAAAGCTTATGTAATTGTGCCTATCTTCTTTGGCGAAAAATTATGGGGTTTGTTGGCAGCTTATCAAAATTCTAGTTCTCGTGATTGGGAAGAATCACAAATCAGCTTGTTAGCTCGGATCGGAGATCAATTAGGACTAGCATTACAACAGACTGAATATTTGCAACAACTACAGGCGCAGTCAGCACAACTCGCAGAAGCAGCTGCACGAGAAAAAGCCGCCAAAGAATTATTGCAACAAAGATCTATTCAACTGTTAATGGCCGTTAGACCAGCTTTGGATGGTGATTTGACAGTACGTGCGCCAATCACAGAAGATGAATTAGGTACAATTGCTGATGCTTACAACAATACTCTACAAGCACTGCGGCAAATAGTGATGCACGTGCAAACAGCATCTCAACAAGTAGCGCAAACTTCTGCCAATAGTAATGCTTCTCTTGCTGGACTGAATAATTTAGCACAACAACAGTCTGAAGAAATTACCTCTGCGTTGGGCGATATTCAACAAATGGTAGATTCTACTCAAGCAGTGGTAGCTAACGCCCAGTTGGTGCAAGTAGCGGTACAAAAAGCTAACCAAACAGTAGAGTCTGGTGATACAGCAATGAACCAGACGGTTAAAGCCATTGAAGCAATTCGCGAAACTGTTGCTCAAACCAGCAAGAAGATTAAGCGGCTGAGTGAATCTTCGCAAAAAATCTCAAAAGTAGTAAATTTGATTAGCAATTTTGCCACCCAAACCAACGTTTTAGCACTAAATGCAGCCATTGAAGCAACCCGTGCTGGTGAATATGGCAAAGGCTTTGCCGTGGTAGCTGATGAAGTCCGTTCTTTATCTCGTCAATCAGCAGCAGCAACAATTGAAATTGAAAAATTAGTTCAAGAAATTCAAGCAGAAACTGGAGAAGTTGCAGTAGCAATGGAAACAGGTATTCAGCAAGTTGTAGAAGGTACTAATCTAGTAAGTGAAACCCGCCAAAATTTGAATGCTATTGTTTTGGCAACTGCTGAAATTAGCCAATTAATTCAGCAAATTACCGTAGCTACTCAAACACAAATGGGTCAGTCTGAAACTGTCACTCACTCAATGCAAGATGTTGCAGAAATTGCTAACAAAACCTTTGCTGAATCTCAAGAAATTGCTGCCATTTTCCAAGATTTATTAGGGATGGCGCAAGAACTCTTAACAACTGCAAGTAAGTTCAAAGTTAATTAA
- a CDS encoding hybrid sensor histidine kinase/response regulator: MITDAEIREQGYVYFLAEAPELLQIIEQELIGLAEEDDNRKNKVHALMRATHTLKGGAATVGLEAIQIIAHSLEDVFKSLYNPDIVIDADLHTLLLKSYECLRLALTAELTSSAINVEEIIEKATAIFIQLQEKLGDAFGADNYIPTSQELGFDVVRSIFEVGVQQRIENIVATINNPPNDDELRDFLNSQAEVFLGLAQSLDLRGLSELAQTIMAALQAKPAEVQQIAELALQDLQALQTAVLSGDRTCVDIISPAWQKLTQLVQTEQLSPDIQDNSPTCHLLKTAEEFYQFLTISSNHNHEQIQPTTAKFYLKLVQYILSWFQHQRQISKQELNLSLLIPKLDIENQINYIENWLKEFLNFVQNREDSYSLCLYRHGIILIVLLAVAKFEYSNDKSESYILLTRKLQKQILILAQEYKNYPPVNSQEKNWLDHPKLQNILVIDEISKPIFAETDNFLESIWGGEAADENIQNQQLVNIPEQVQKQLILEPVTEVESNVNQLEEENIHLNKTQHSRQASFIRVDVEGLRNLNYLAGELLIHQKKRTLHDEQLQEVVEQLSQQLGRHQILLNQLKDLPLQLPNITNQSMQNFTAVKFDSLEMDVYTEFNLSLHAALEETLQLQETTESLDLIIKQATQVSDQKQNLVFTIIDNLVEARMLPLGDILHRFPSMVKKLANLYHKNVKLQLTGTDVLVDKAIAEKLYDPLLHLVRNAFDHGIESPQVRREQGKSEQGLITIRAYHQSSQTIIEVQDDGQGLNLESIWKKAIEMNLATSNEDKSELLDLMFAPGLSTAEQVSKISGRGIGLDIVRSQMEALHGSISVQTLPHQGTKFTLKIPFSMTTDQLMLVQAGGVVYALLLDSVEKIVIPAPQQIKEFEGKKVLHWNTEQDETFINLYSLSELIAYNCSSVKSNSFNNTQTTLDTRFMNNPVLILRCNQVIFGLEVDQIIGEQELVIRPLGNAIAPPKYVYGCSSSANGNLILVIDGALLLDSNNIQATPELTVLPIVAPHQSALPIFENLSISSNSNTQEIPSSQPVEAIYQSPKVVLVVDDAISLRQTLSLTLQRDGYQVIQAQNGIEALEQLQKYQDIQVIISDLEMPRMNGFELLTSIQQNPNIAKIPVVILSSRSADKHRQLAQELGAKAYLTKPYLEHEFLSTISSLTKKKDVSNNLVMELTC, translated from the coding sequence ATGATTACAGATGCTGAAATCCGCGAACAAGGTTATGTTTATTTTCTAGCAGAAGCCCCAGAATTGTTACAAATAATTGAGCAAGAGCTTATAGGTTTGGCAGAAGAGGATGATAATAGAAAGAATAAAGTTCATGCTTTGATGCGTGCAACGCATACACTCAAAGGTGGTGCTGCTACTGTTGGACTAGAAGCAATTCAAATAATTGCCCATTCTCTAGAAGATGTATTTAAATCTTTATATAATCCAGATATAGTTATTGATGCTGATTTACATACACTTTTACTTAAATCTTATGAGTGTTTACGTCTAGCCTTAACCGCAGAATTAACCAGCAGTGCCATTAATGTTGAAGAAATTATTGAAAAAGCAACTGCTATTTTTATACAGTTACAAGAAAAACTTGGTGATGCGTTTGGTGCTGATAATTATATTCCAACTTCTCAAGAATTAGGATTTGATGTTGTTCGATCAATCTTTGAAGTGGGAGTTCAACAACGCATTGAAAATATTGTTGCAACTATTAATAATCCTCCCAATGATGACGAATTGAGAGATTTTTTAAATTCCCAAGCAGAAGTATTTCTGGGCTTGGCACAATCTCTAGATTTACGTGGATTATCAGAACTCGCACAAACAATTATGGCTGCGTTGCAAGCCAAACCTGCCGAAGTTCAGCAAATTGCGGAACTTGCACTGCAAGATTTGCAAGCATTACAAACAGCAGTATTGTCAGGCGATCGCACTTGTGTTGATATAATATCGCCAGCTTGGCAAAAACTCACACAACTAGTCCAGACAGAACAGTTATCTCCAGACATTCAAGATAATTCGCCTACTTGCCATTTACTCAAAACTGCGGAAGAATTTTACCAATTTTTAACTATATCTAGCAATCACAATCATGAACAAATTCAGCCAACAACAGCTAAGTTTTACCTTAAGTTAGTTCAATATATTTTGAGTTGGTTTCAGCATCAGAGGCAAATATCTAAGCAAGAACTTAATTTATCTCTACTCATTCCCAAGTTAGATATAGAAAATCAAATAAATTATATTGAAAACTGGTTAAAAGAATTTTTAAATTTCGTGCAGAATCGAGAAGACAGTTATAGTCTTTGCTTGTATCGCCACGGAATTATTTTAATTGTGCTACTTGCAGTTGCTAAATTTGAGTATAGCAATGATAAGAGTGAGAGTTATATTCTTTTAACCAGAAAATTGCAAAAACAAATTCTGATATTAGCCCAAGAATATAAAAATTATCCACCTGTCAATAGTCAAGAAAAGAATTGGTTAGATCATCCAAAATTACAAAATATTTTAGTTATTGATGAAATATCAAAACCTATTTTTGCTGAAACAGATAATTTTTTAGAATCTATTTGGGGAGGAGAAGCGGCAGATGAAAATATTCAAAATCAACAATTAGTTAACATTCCTGAACAAGTTCAAAAACAACTGATTTTAGAGCCAGTCACAGAAGTCGAGAGTAACGTTAATCAGCTAGAAGAGGAAAATATTCATCTGAATAAAACTCAACATTCACGCCAAGCTTCATTTATCCGTGTTGATGTTGAAGGATTAAGAAACCTCAATTATCTAGCAGGTGAATTGCTGATTCATCAAAAGAAACGTACTCTTCATGATGAACAACTACAAGAAGTTGTTGAACAATTATCACAGCAGCTTGGTAGACATCAAATATTATTAAATCAGTTGAAAGATTTACCACTACAGTTGCCAAATATTACGAATCAATCCATGCAAAATTTTACAGCAGTGAAATTTGACTCACTGGAAATGGATGTATATACAGAATTTAATTTATCACTGCACGCAGCCCTAGAAGAAACTCTACAACTACAAGAAACTACAGAATCTCTGGATTTAATTATTAAACAAGCCACTCAAGTAAGTGATCAAAAGCAAAATTTAGTCTTCACTATTATCGATAACTTGGTAGAAGCCAGGATGTTACCTTTGGGTGATATCTTGCATCGTTTTCCCTCAATGGTCAAAAAATTAGCCAATCTCTATCATAAAAATGTAAAATTACAACTTACTGGTACAGATGTACTAGTAGATAAAGCGATCGCTGAAAAATTGTATGATCCACTCTTACATCTAGTACGTAATGCTTTCGATCACGGGATTGAATCTCCGCAAGTGCGACGAGAACAGGGTAAGTCAGAACAAGGTTTAATTACAATCCGCGCATATCATCAAAGTAGCCAAACTATTATTGAAGTTCAAGATGATGGACAAGGATTAAATCTAGAAAGCATTTGGAAAAAAGCTATTGAGATGAATCTTGCTACATCTAATGAAGATAAATCAGAATTATTAGATTTGATGTTTGCACCAGGATTATCCACTGCTGAACAGGTGAGTAAAATTTCCGGACGCGGTATAGGATTGGATATTGTCCGTTCTCAAATGGAAGCGCTTCATGGTTCGATTTCAGTCCAAACTTTGCCGCACCAAGGTACAAAATTCACACTCAAAATACCTTTTTCTATGACTACTGATCAATTGATGCTAGTTCAAGCTGGAGGAGTTGTTTATGCACTATTGTTAGATAGTGTGGAAAAAATTGTCATTCCAGCCCCGCAACAAATTAAGGAATTTGAAGGTAAAAAAGTTTTACACTGGAATACAGAGCAAGATGAAACTTTTATCAATTTATATTCTCTTTCTGAATTAATAGCTTACAACTGTTCTTCTGTTAAGAGTAATAGCTTCAATAATACACAAACTACTCTTGACACAAGATTTATGAATAATCCTGTGTTAATACTCAGGTGTAATCAAGTTATTTTTGGATTAGAAGTTGACCAAATAATAGGTGAGCAAGAACTAGTAATTAGACCATTGGGAAATGCGATCGCGCCACCAAAATATGTTTACGGTTGTAGTAGTTCTGCTAATGGTAATCTCATTTTAGTGATTGATGGCGCTCTGCTTTTAGACTCTAACAATATACAAGCTACGCCTGAACTTACAGTACTACCAATAGTTGCGCCTCATCAGTCCGCTTTGCCAATATTTGAAAATTTATCTATATCTAGTAACTCAAATACTCAAGAAATACCATCATCTCAGCCAGTAGAAGCTATTTACCAATCTCCAAAGGTAGTGTTAGTAGTGGATGATGCTATTAGTTTGAGGCAAACTCTATCTCTGACTTTGCAGCGAGATGGCTATCAAGTAATTCAAGCACAAAATGGTATAGAAGCTCTAGAACAGCTACAAAAATATCAAGATATTCAAGTAATTATTTCCGATTTGGAAATGCCTCGAATGAATGGATTTGAATTATTAACCAGTATTCAGCAAAACCCCAATATTGCCAAAATTCCTGTAGTAATTTTATCGTCTCGTAGTGCAGACAAACATCGTCAACTGGCTCAAGAACTTGGTGCTAAAGCCTATTTAACTAAGCCTTATTTAGAGCATGAATTTCTCTCTACCATTTCGTCTTTAACCAAGAAAAAAGATGTATCCAATAATTTGGTAATGGAATTAACTTGTTAA
- a CDS encoding ABC transporter ATP-binding protein, with amino-acid sequence MAQSVVQNQKGITSFQPLDVELRNVFKFFKQEPAVHGIDLDIRKGEFFSILGPSGCGKTTTLRLIAGFESADAGKVLIQGQSMTNVPPYRRPVNTVFQSYALFNHLNVWDNIAFGLHLKKIRKSEIESRVTEALKLVKMESLRSRFPNQLSGGQQQRVALARALVNHPTVLLLDEPLGALDFKLRKEMQVELSNLHKKLGLTFILVTHDQEEALSLSDRIAVMNQGKIEQIGTPSEIYERPQTAFVADFIGDTNLFSGEIAAVEADCIQVVTKTGLKIIVTRYEDTPIELSQSVVVSVRPEKIQLSLYPPNLPSNSFEGRLVNVMYLGTHVTYVVELTNGINISVLQPNTFGNLPDRDTPIYVLWAESDCLAISQ; translated from the coding sequence ATGGCTCAATCTGTTGTGCAGAATCAGAAGGGGATTACGTCGTTTCAGCCACTGGATGTGGAACTACGTAACGTGTTTAAGTTTTTCAAGCAAGAACCAGCTGTACATGGAATAGATTTGGATATCCGCAAAGGAGAATTTTTTAGTATTTTAGGCCCCTCTGGTTGTGGTAAAACCACAACATTACGTTTAATTGCGGGATTTGAATCAGCGGATGCAGGTAAGGTACTAATTCAAGGTCAGTCTATGACTAATGTTCCGCCTTATCGCCGCCCAGTCAATACTGTATTTCAAAGTTATGCACTGTTCAATCACTTGAATGTCTGGGATAACATCGCCTTTGGACTGCACTTAAAAAAAATTCGCAAATCAGAAATCGAAAGTCGAGTTACAGAAGCCTTAAAACTCGTCAAAATGGAAAGTTTGCGATCGCGCTTTCCCAATCAACTTTCTGGTGGTCAACAGCAGCGGGTAGCATTAGCTAGGGCGTTAGTTAATCATCCGACCGTGCTACTGTTAGATGAACCTTTAGGCGCTTTAGATTTCAAGCTACGGAAAGAGATGCAAGTTGAACTATCAAACCTGCATAAAAAATTAGGCTTAACCTTTATTTTAGTCACTCACGACCAAGAAGAAGCATTGTCTTTGAGCGATCGCATTGCGGTGATGAATCAAGGCAAAATTGAGCAAATTGGCACTCCTAGCGAAATTTACGAACGTCCCCAAACAGCTTTTGTTGCTGATTTTATTGGTGATACTAATTTATTTAGTGGTGAAATTGCTGCTGTCGAAGCTGATTGTATCCAAGTTGTTACGAAAACTGGACTGAAAATCATAGTTACACGCTATGAAGACACACCAATAGAATTGTCACAATCAGTAGTTGTAAGTGTACGCCCAGAAAAAATTCAATTATCACTATATCCGCCTAATTTACCAAGTAATTCCTTTGAAGGCAGATTAGTTAACGTTATGTATTTGGGAACCCATGTTACTTATGTGGTGGAACTAACTAATGGGATAAATATCAGCGTTTTGCAACCTAATACCTTTGGTAATTTGCCAGACAGAGACACACCTATTTACGTTTTATGGGCAGAAAGTGATTGTTTGGCTATTAGTCAATAA
- a CDS encoding spermidine/putrescine ABC transporter substrate-binding protein: protein MTNRRNFLQKIAAFSSLSLTGCGWKLANVRAATKSTHSDKLYLYTWTQYADQKLLQTFSSQTGLQVLVDPYDSNEVMLAKLLAGGGGAYSVIYPSDYMVQKMVEKNLLIELNHNRLIGLDNLFPQFKNPSYDQNNRYSLPFNWGTTGLIYNSEVLQTAPEDWDYLWQNQSILNKRMTLLNDVREVMGAVLRMLGYSYNSKEEEELKQAYNKLQQLKPAIASFDTDAWQNQILSGDLVLAMCYSADAIRVIKENPKFKYVIPRSGSSLWTDTIVVPKSAPNIDGAYAWINFILQPEVAAIISQNLNISTPNGAGFEQLPKKLQDNKNLFPEAALLEKCERITPLGDFEEVYERYWTQLTSS from the coding sequence ATGACAAATAGAAGAAACTTTTTACAAAAAATAGCAGCATTTTCTAGCTTATCTTTAACTGGTTGTGGTTGGAAATTAGCTAATGTTCGTGCGGCTACTAAATCCACTCATAGCGACAAATTATATCTTTATACTTGGACACAATATGCAGACCAAAAATTACTCCAAACTTTTAGCAGCCAAACAGGACTGCAAGTGCTTGTAGATCCTTATGATTCTAATGAAGTGATGTTAGCCAAACTCTTAGCTGGAGGTGGTGGTGCTTATAGTGTAATTTACCCCTCTGACTATATGGTACAGAAGATGGTAGAAAAAAATTTATTAATCGAATTAAATCATAATCGCTTAATTGGTTTAGATAATTTATTTCCGCAATTTAAAAATCCTAGTTATGACCAAAATAATCGTTATAGTTTACCATTCAACTGGGGAACTACAGGGTTAATTTACAATTCAGAAGTGCTGCAAACAGCACCAGAAGATTGGGATTATCTCTGGCAAAATCAATCCATACTCAACAAGCGGATGACGTTACTCAATGATGTCCGGGAGGTAATGGGTGCAGTATTACGAATGCTAGGTTATTCCTACAATTCCAAAGAGGAAGAAGAACTGAAACAAGCATATAACAAATTACAGCAATTAAAACCTGCGATCGCCTCCTTTGATACTGATGCTTGGCAAAACCAAATTCTCTCAGGAGACTTAGTATTAGCGATGTGTTACTCAGCCGATGCTATTCGTGTGATTAAAGAAAATCCTAAATTTAAATATGTAATTCCTCGTAGTGGTTCTTCCTTATGGACTGATACAATTGTCGTACCCAAAAGCGCCCCAAATATTGATGGTGCTTATGCTTGGATTAACTTTATTTTGCAACCAGAAGTTGCAGCAATTATTAGTCAAAATTTGAATATTTCTACTCCTAATGGTGCAGGGTTTGAACAATTACCCAAAAAACTTCAAGATAATAAAAATTTATTTCCTGAAGCCGCCCTTTTAGAAAAGTGTGAACGGATTACTCCTCTAGGTGACTTTGAGGAAGTTTATGAGCGCTACTGGACTCAATTAACTAGTAGTTAA